From one Pieris brassicae chromosome 5, ilPieBrab1.1, whole genome shotgun sequence genomic stretch:
- the LOC123709807 gene encoding DNA-directed RNA polymerase III subunit RPC7-like, translating to MAGRGRGRGSNTSLTQEQMQALGIARGDNAPQILAPPPLFPKLETKPLPLNSDAATDYMVIVKDQFIEYLHESPAYVKANRETDGIERYSDKYKLLALDANKGRVLDCVWANFPPELRPQASRMRPSRKRKLDDFKDIEKRLQLLEKKETQENTNEMMATAGDGNKKQDDIDEDLEDEEEQEDEIDDGTDYANNYFDNGEDYEDEDDNLDDDPVY from the coding sequence ATGGCGGGCAGAGGAAGAGGTCGGGGTAGCAATACCTCGCTTACACAAGAGCAGATGCAGGCTCTTGGTATTGCGCGAGGAGATAATGCACCACAAATTTTGGCTCCACCACCTCTATTTCcaaaattagaaacaaaacCTCTTCCATTAAACAGTGACGCCGCAACAGACTATATGGTTATTGTAAAGGATCAATTTATAGAATACTTACATGAATCACCCGCCTATGTGAAAGCAAACAGAGAAACAGATGGAATTGAAAGATATTCTGATAAATATAAGTTGTTAGCCCTAGACGCCAATAAAGGAAGGGTATTGGATTGTGTTTGGGCTAATTTCCCCCCTGAACTCAGACCACAAGCGAGTCGCATGCGGCCATCTCGAAAACGAAAGTTGGACGATTTCAAAGATATAGAAAAACGTTTACAATTATTAGAGAAAAAAGAAACACAGGAGAACACCAACGAGATGATGGCCACAGCTGGTGATGGCAACAAAAAACAAGATGATATAGATGAAGATTTAGAAGATGAAGAAGAACAAGAAGATGAAATTGATGATGGTACAGATTATGCAAATAACTACTTTGATAATGGTGAAGACTATGAAGATGAGGATGATAATCTTGATGATGATCCAGTCTATTAG
- the LOC123709806 gene encoding sperm-associated antigen 6-like isoform X3 has translation MAELATRSTNVKCLESAGVLELLRPLLSDACSTVRQCAVVAAARLAEHDEAVARQLLSGGMVTSTLENLNKYNVYYKRSALYLLRAVAKHNEELASAIVRLGALEHIVSCLEDFDTQVKENAAWALGYIGKHSEHLAGLVVDAGTLPLLVLAFQEPEMSLKQIAAGALVDLAQHKPEAVVDAGAIPHLVRGLENQDPKLKRSTLCALGAVASARAELAEATVAGGALPPALLHTGHDSAPVRRAAACLLRDIVKHSVDLAQLVVNTGGCGPLVELMFENTGGARIPACMALGYIAGQSDQLAMAVIESKAVVVSVEILQKSDADDAELCAAAWTLGHISKHSPQHSLAVAVANAFPILLQLYTSPKSSAEVKARASCALKQALQCCLHRPALEPLLHSAPACILKYVLAQYAKILPNDARARRLFVTTGALKRIQEIDTVPGTSLKEYINIINSCFPEEIVRFYTPGYSDSLLDRVEAFTPQIPELFTDRVPSDCQSELTMENTN, from the exons ATGGCGGAATTGGCTACGCGATCAACCAATGTAAAATGCCTTGAGAGTGCAGGAGTTTTAG AGTTGCTTCGTCCCCTATTGTCTGATGCATGCAGTACAGTACGGCAATGTGCTGTGGTGGCGGCGGCAAGACTTGCTGAACACGATGAAGCTGTAGCCAGGCAGCTGCTTAGCGGAGGCATGGTCACCTCGACACTTGAGAATCTTAACAAGTACAAT gtATATTATAAGCGATCAGCGTTGTATTTATTGCGAGCGGTGGCCAA ACACAATGAAGAACTGGCTTCAGCAATAGTTCGTCTGGGCGCATTAGAACACATTGTGTCATGTCTTGAGGATTTTGATACTCAG GTAAAGGAGAATGCAGCCTGGGCTCTCGGCTATATTGGAAAGCACAGCGAGCACCTAGCCGGCTTAGTAGTCGATGCGGGAACTCTGCCATTGCTTGTGCTAGCTTTTCAGGAACCAGAAATGAGTTTAAAACAG ATAGCGGCTGGTGCGCTCGTAGATTTAGCTCAACACAAACCTGAGGCAGTTGTCGACGCTGGTGCCATTCCACATTTGGTACGTGGCTTAGAGAATCAGGATCCAAAATTAAAG CGTAGTACATTGTGTGCTCTGGGTGCCGTGGCCAGTGCGAGAGCTGAGCTAGCAGAGGCAACAGTGGCCGGTGGGGCCTTGCCCCCTGCCCTATTACACACCGGACACGACTCGGCCCCAGTGCGAAGAGCTGCGGCCTGCCTACTTCGAGACATAGTCAAACACTCTGTTGAT TTGGCCCAGCTCGTAGTCAACACTGGAGGCTGTGGACCGTTAGTTGAACTGATGTTCGAAAACACAGGCGGAGCCCGTATTCCTGCTTGTATGGCCCTCGGCTATATAGCAGGGCAATCTGATCAACTGGCTATGGCGGTCATTGAATCtaag GCAGTAGTGGTATCAGTTGAAATACTACAAAAAAGTGATGCAGATGACGCCGAGTTGTGTGCGGCAGCTTGGACTTTGGGGCATATATCGAAGCATTCTCCACAACATAGCCTTGCTGTTGCTGTAGCTAATGCATTTCCAATTTTACTTCAG ttGTACACAAGTCCTAAGTCATCTGCAGAAGTGAAAGCCCGGGCCTCTTGTGCCTTGAAGCAGGCCTTGCAGTGTTGTTTACATAGACCAGCCTTAGAACCCCTCTTACATTCTGCACCAGCATGCATcctgaaatatgttttagcaCAGTATGCTAAG atactTCCAAATGATGCCAGAGCCAGAAGGCTTTTTGTAACAACTGGTGCACTCAAAAGGATTCAAGAAATCGATACGGTACCTGGAACTTCTCTAAAggagtatataaatattattaacagttgCTTCCCAGAAGAAATTGTAAG ATTTTACACACCAGGATATTCAGATTCATTATTAGACAGAGTGGAAGCCTTTACACCAcag ATACCAGAGTTATTCACGGACAGGGTACCGAGCGACTGCCAGAGCGAATTGACAATGGAGAacacaaattaa
- the LOC123709806 gene encoding sperm-associated antigen 6-like isoform X2: MSHSMSSPRNIQLVFETYQKARLVFVQTMAELATRSTNVKCLESAGVLELLRPLLSDACSTVRQCAVVAAARLAEHDEAVARQLLSGGMVTSTLENLNKYNVYYKRSALYLLRAVAKHNEELASAIVRLGALEHIVSCLEDFDTQVKENAAWALGYIGKHSEHLAGLVVDAGTLPLLVLAFQEPEMSLKQIAAGALVDLAQHKPEAVVDAGAIPHLVRGLENQDPKLKRSTLCALGAVASARAELAEATVAGGALPPALLHTGHDSAPVRRAAACLLRDIVKHSVDLAQLVVNTGGCGPLVELMFENTGGARIPACMALGYIAGQSDQLAMAVIESKAVVVSVEILQKSDADDAELCAAAWTLGHISKHSPQHSLAVAVANAFPILLQLYTSPKSSAEVKARASCALKQALQCCLHRPALEPLLHSAPACILKYVLAQYAKILPNDARARRLFVTTGALKRIQEIDTVPGTSLKEYINIINSCFPEEIVRFYTPGYSDSLLDRVEAFTPQIPELFTDRVPSDCQSELTMENTN, encoded by the exons ATGAGTCACTCCATGAGCAGTCCTCGAAATATCCAACTTG tATTCGAGACGTATCAAAAAGCAAGATTAGTATTCGTGCAAACTATGGCGGAATTGGCTACGCGATCAACCAATGTAAAATGCCTTGAGAGTGCAGGAGTTTTAG AGTTGCTTCGTCCCCTATTGTCTGATGCATGCAGTACAGTACGGCAATGTGCTGTGGTGGCGGCGGCAAGACTTGCTGAACACGATGAAGCTGTAGCCAGGCAGCTGCTTAGCGGAGGCATGGTCACCTCGACACTTGAGAATCTTAACAAGTACAAT gtATATTATAAGCGATCAGCGTTGTATTTATTGCGAGCGGTGGCCAA ACACAATGAAGAACTGGCTTCAGCAATAGTTCGTCTGGGCGCATTAGAACACATTGTGTCATGTCTTGAGGATTTTGATACTCAG GTAAAGGAGAATGCAGCCTGGGCTCTCGGCTATATTGGAAAGCACAGCGAGCACCTAGCCGGCTTAGTAGTCGATGCGGGAACTCTGCCATTGCTTGTGCTAGCTTTTCAGGAACCAGAAATGAGTTTAAAACAG ATAGCGGCTGGTGCGCTCGTAGATTTAGCTCAACACAAACCTGAGGCAGTTGTCGACGCTGGTGCCATTCCACATTTGGTACGTGGCTTAGAGAATCAGGATCCAAAATTAAAG CGTAGTACATTGTGTGCTCTGGGTGCCGTGGCCAGTGCGAGAGCTGAGCTAGCAGAGGCAACAGTGGCCGGTGGGGCCTTGCCCCCTGCCCTATTACACACCGGACACGACTCGGCCCCAGTGCGAAGAGCTGCGGCCTGCCTACTTCGAGACATAGTCAAACACTCTGTTGAT TTGGCCCAGCTCGTAGTCAACACTGGAGGCTGTGGACCGTTAGTTGAACTGATGTTCGAAAACACAGGCGGAGCCCGTATTCCTGCTTGTATGGCCCTCGGCTATATAGCAGGGCAATCTGATCAACTGGCTATGGCGGTCATTGAATCtaag GCAGTAGTGGTATCAGTTGAAATACTACAAAAAAGTGATGCAGATGACGCCGAGTTGTGTGCGGCAGCTTGGACTTTGGGGCATATATCGAAGCATTCTCCACAACATAGCCTTGCTGTTGCTGTAGCTAATGCATTTCCAATTTTACTTCAG ttGTACACAAGTCCTAAGTCATCTGCAGAAGTGAAAGCCCGGGCCTCTTGTGCCTTGAAGCAGGCCTTGCAGTGTTGTTTACATAGACCAGCCTTAGAACCCCTCTTACATTCTGCACCAGCATGCATcctgaaatatgttttagcaCAGTATGCTAAG atactTCCAAATGATGCCAGAGCCAGAAGGCTTTTTGTAACAACTGGTGCACTCAAAAGGATTCAAGAAATCGATACGGTACCTGGAACTTCTCTAAAggagtatataaatattattaacagttgCTTCCCAGAAGAAATTGTAAG ATTTTACACACCAGGATATTCAGATTCATTATTAGACAGAGTGGAAGCCTTTACACCAcag ATACCAGAGTTATTCACGGACAGGGTACCGAGCGACTGCCAGAGCGAATTGACAATGGAGAacacaaattaa
- the LOC123709806 gene encoding sperm-associated antigen 6-like isoform X1, protein MKTHIDSFYKPHTISIFDLIIGVLQGGFFIFETYQKARLVFVQTMAELATRSTNVKCLESAGVLELLRPLLSDACSTVRQCAVVAAARLAEHDEAVARQLLSGGMVTSTLENLNKYNVYYKRSALYLLRAVAKHNEELASAIVRLGALEHIVSCLEDFDTQVKENAAWALGYIGKHSEHLAGLVVDAGTLPLLVLAFQEPEMSLKQIAAGALVDLAQHKPEAVVDAGAIPHLVRGLENQDPKLKRSTLCALGAVASARAELAEATVAGGALPPALLHTGHDSAPVRRAAACLLRDIVKHSVDLAQLVVNTGGCGPLVELMFENTGGARIPACMALGYIAGQSDQLAMAVIESKAVVVSVEILQKSDADDAELCAAAWTLGHISKHSPQHSLAVAVANAFPILLQLYTSPKSSAEVKARASCALKQALQCCLHRPALEPLLHSAPACILKYVLAQYAKILPNDARARRLFVTTGALKRIQEIDTVPGTSLKEYINIINSCFPEEIVRFYTPGYSDSLLDRVEAFTPQIPELFTDRVPSDCQSELTMENTN, encoded by the exons ATGAAAACACATATTGATAGCTTTTATAAACCACATACAATATCAatttttgatttgataattgGGGTTCTTCAAGGCGGTTTCTTCA tATTCGAGACGTATCAAAAAGCAAGATTAGTATTCGTGCAAACTATGGCGGAATTGGCTACGCGATCAACCAATGTAAAATGCCTTGAGAGTGCAGGAGTTTTAG AGTTGCTTCGTCCCCTATTGTCTGATGCATGCAGTACAGTACGGCAATGTGCTGTGGTGGCGGCGGCAAGACTTGCTGAACACGATGAAGCTGTAGCCAGGCAGCTGCTTAGCGGAGGCATGGTCACCTCGACACTTGAGAATCTTAACAAGTACAAT gtATATTATAAGCGATCAGCGTTGTATTTATTGCGAGCGGTGGCCAA ACACAATGAAGAACTGGCTTCAGCAATAGTTCGTCTGGGCGCATTAGAACACATTGTGTCATGTCTTGAGGATTTTGATACTCAG GTAAAGGAGAATGCAGCCTGGGCTCTCGGCTATATTGGAAAGCACAGCGAGCACCTAGCCGGCTTAGTAGTCGATGCGGGAACTCTGCCATTGCTTGTGCTAGCTTTTCAGGAACCAGAAATGAGTTTAAAACAG ATAGCGGCTGGTGCGCTCGTAGATTTAGCTCAACACAAACCTGAGGCAGTTGTCGACGCTGGTGCCATTCCACATTTGGTACGTGGCTTAGAGAATCAGGATCCAAAATTAAAG CGTAGTACATTGTGTGCTCTGGGTGCCGTGGCCAGTGCGAGAGCTGAGCTAGCAGAGGCAACAGTGGCCGGTGGGGCCTTGCCCCCTGCCCTATTACACACCGGACACGACTCGGCCCCAGTGCGAAGAGCTGCGGCCTGCCTACTTCGAGACATAGTCAAACACTCTGTTGAT TTGGCCCAGCTCGTAGTCAACACTGGAGGCTGTGGACCGTTAGTTGAACTGATGTTCGAAAACACAGGCGGAGCCCGTATTCCTGCTTGTATGGCCCTCGGCTATATAGCAGGGCAATCTGATCAACTGGCTATGGCGGTCATTGAATCtaag GCAGTAGTGGTATCAGTTGAAATACTACAAAAAAGTGATGCAGATGACGCCGAGTTGTGTGCGGCAGCTTGGACTTTGGGGCATATATCGAAGCATTCTCCACAACATAGCCTTGCTGTTGCTGTAGCTAATGCATTTCCAATTTTACTTCAG ttGTACACAAGTCCTAAGTCATCTGCAGAAGTGAAAGCCCGGGCCTCTTGTGCCTTGAAGCAGGCCTTGCAGTGTTGTTTACATAGACCAGCCTTAGAACCCCTCTTACATTCTGCACCAGCATGCATcctgaaatatgttttagcaCAGTATGCTAAG atactTCCAAATGATGCCAGAGCCAGAAGGCTTTTTGTAACAACTGGTGCACTCAAAAGGATTCAAGAAATCGATACGGTACCTGGAACTTCTCTAAAggagtatataaatattattaacagttgCTTCCCAGAAGAAATTGTAAG ATTTTACACACCAGGATATTCAGATTCATTATTAGACAGAGTGGAAGCCTTTACACCAcag ATACCAGAGTTATTCACGGACAGGGTACCGAGCGACTGCCAGAGCGAATTGACAATGGAGAacacaaattaa